A genome region from Thermomonospora amylolytica includes the following:
- a CDS encoding YaaA family protein — translation MLIALPPSEKKSGEGDGPPLDLAGLSFPELNPIRERVLATLAEVCCEDTASQVLALPPSQSAEALERNRRLYEAPTLPVSRLYTGVLYDNLALGDLDEAALRDAEERIVVLSGLWGALRLTDRIPPYRLAMAVSLPPLGRLAALWRPALQEALRPEGLVVDMRSAPYAVAWRPAVPTVTVRVFRERVLQGVPKRTVVSHMAKATRGKVAHDLLKAGADPASPEELLKAVCDLGYTAELNDGGANLDVILHA, via the coding sequence GTGCTGATCGCATTGCCGCCGTCGGAGAAGAAGTCCGGCGAGGGCGACGGCCCGCCGCTGGACCTGGCGGGCCTGAGCTTCCCGGAGCTCAATCCGATCCGGGAACGCGTGCTGGCGACCCTGGCGGAGGTCTGCTGCGAGGACACCGCCTCGCAGGTGCTGGCCCTGCCGCCGTCGCAGTCCGCCGAGGCCCTGGAGCGCAACCGCAGGCTCTACGAGGCCCCGACGCTGCCGGTCTCCAGGCTCTACACCGGCGTCCTGTACGACAACCTGGCACTGGGCGACCTGGACGAGGCGGCGCTGCGTGACGCCGAGGAGCGGATCGTGGTGCTGTCCGGGCTGTGGGGCGCGCTGCGGCTCACCGACCGCATCCCGCCGTACCGGCTGGCGATGGCGGTCTCGCTGCCGCCGCTGGGCAGGCTGGCGGCGCTGTGGCGGCCCGCGCTACAGGAGGCGCTGCGCCCGGAGGGTCTGGTGGTGGACATGCGTTCGGCCCCGTACGCGGTGGCGTGGCGCCCGGCGGTCCCCACCGTGACGGTACGGGTGTTCCGCGAGCGCGTGCTGCAGGGCGTCCCCAAGCGCACGGTCGTGAGCCACATGGCGAAGGCCACGCGCGGCAAGGTGGCCCACGACCTCCTCAAGGCCGGGGCCGACCCGGCGTCCCCCGAGGAGTTGCTGAAAGCGGTCTGCGACCTGGGCTACACCGCCGAGCTGAACGACGGCGGCGCCAACCTCGACGTCATCCTGCACGCCTGA